Below is a genomic region from Sphaeramia orbicularis chromosome 6, fSphaOr1.1, whole genome shotgun sequence.
gtttgtttaaatggCTGACATAAAGTTTGCCTGGCTTTATACCTGCACAGCTGTTCCTTCCAGTTTCCAAAATAATTTTTGACTTCAAGCCAGGCTAGCTCAACATTATACAAACTAACAGTTCAAAGTGCATCTCAAAGTACCAAGTAAGTGTCTGTATGTCTCATTACGGCCTGATGGTATTGCCCAGTAGCTTTCCTACTCCAAGTGCACTTTTCTGGGCAGCAAAGTGAATCATTCAAAACCACTGGCCAGCACTTTTTTAATCAGACTGCAGCTTTactaacatttgcaaaaaaataaaaaagtctgcTCAAGCATCATTGACTTAATTtagtcacatttttattttcctctcaacttcagtgtattttttttcttaacttttaTCAGTAAGTTCTCTGTATCCAGCTTTCAGACTGATTTGCCTTCAGAAGTGTTGTACTACTTTTAATGCCATAGGCTTGATTTTATGGAAGACCACTAAGTTTGATCTATTGAACTGCTCACATCAGACTTCAGGGAGCTTTTCAGCTTAAGCGCTCTTCTcagtaattaaaagtaaaaaacaaaaataaaaaaaaaatgaacagaacttTCTTGTGGaatgtgtttattttaatttgtacATAAGGCATTGCTACAAATGTGATCAAGTATCACTACCACATTATTGCATCACTGTTGATAACTTTATTGTAGGAATTTAAACTGGATCATAAAATAATCACAATATAAAGTCTGATTTTCATCAGTCAATGGGTATTGAAAAGCAAAGGATGAGTACACAGGCTCAGATGCAGTCAACAGAGTTAAATGATGTAAACATTTCACACACTGTACTATGCAAGATCATCAATGACATTCTTAAGCAGAATTCAGATAACTGAGCAAAAATATTTTGAGGCTTTGATTAGACTAGAAAAAGATCCCATCAGTagtaatattattataattattattgtgaCTGTCTCACCGAAATTGACATGAATATCACCCAATATATTTCACTCCAAAAGTTCCACAACacacctttatttttttttcttactttatttttttcagtttgtaaatCTTACTTTACTGAAGTTGGGTCAATGGGGAGACTTAATTATTACAACACATACAGTTTTTATTGATTGAACTTAGCTTCCCTGTTTATCCTCTAATTAAATGTACCAAACATCATAGGTTATATATTGTTCTATGTAGCTTGAATCCCAtgaatgaaaactgacccagaagTTCCTTATGGCACAatccaaaaataataaaagtttCTCTATCTGGCTgcgaaacatttacattttatactaAAACCCCATCTAAGAGTATCTAAAGCTAATGTGTGCCATCATCATTACAACCTCACTTGTCGATACAGACAAACAAATGGCTCCAGTTGGCCTGTGATGTGCAGTAGATCTGGTATTCATCAGATTAGTTTCCCCTGGTTTGTGTGACTGTAGTTTGTAGTTTGCTACTGAGTGATTACGGTGTTGATTTAATGAGAGTCGATTGTTCTACAATTCACTGTGCCCCGTCTTCTCTTGCTCTTGCATCTTCTTGGGCAGTGTCTGAGTCATGAAGACAAACCGCTCCTTCTTCAGGTGTTGATGGACCACCTGCTTCGTATCGATCTCCAGATATTCTTCTTCTGCTCCATACTTTGGCCACTCCACAAGGCCACCCCCACTAGGAGACCTACATACAGTGCATTCCATACATTACAAAGCTTGTTTGACCTTTTTATGTAATTGCAGATTACTTTAGCTGTAATGAGGATCTTTTCTTACCCTGTATGAGCAAAGTTCCCCCAGTATGCCATCATGATCCTATTCATCTGTTCGTCCTCTTCAAGGCAGTTACCTAAAATAATGACAGTCTGGTCACCTTAAACTATGCAgatatgtgtttttcttcaaaTCCTTGGGTTTTTATGTTGCACCTACCTGATATTTTGGCATAAGTAGTTGTGAAGCAATATCCAAATACTGAAAAGATTTCATCCCCATGGTCACATCCAACAAAACTTGGTCTAATTGCCTTCAAGAAAGATGGTGGTTGTCGGTACTCATAAAAGTATACAGTGGCTCCTGCATCTGGTGGATTAAGGGTGTGACATGACATGGTTATAAAAGTGTGTAATGGTAAGTATTTAACAATTTAAGGGACTTTAGATGAATAGcagacttgcattttcttgaaaaTTAAAGAGTACCTCTGTGGGCATTTGCTGTTTTAATGGCTGGAATATTGAATATAATGTCTCCAAGGATGTCAGTAAAtccttttctgtttttcactCTATCTTCACCATTTCCAGTGTATTCATCCAATATCAAATCTAGAAAATCTGCCTGTTTGGGttgagaaaataagcaacagatgTGTTAGAGTAGTAGAAGGATTAAGCAGGAAAATATAATGTATCAGACGATGTAAGACTTACACCAGGGAAGAAGATGGACAGTATGTTCTTCACAGTCTCCCGATCCATTCcctctgtccagttttgaggAGCAAAGAACTAGGAAATTAACAGTCATGGTTTATATTTTAGACGTGGACATTTGTGTTTCTCCTGGTGCGAGATTTAATTATAATACAACTCCAATACCAAAACAAAAGGTTGGAAATGTAGTTTACAATATAAATTAAAACagcaatgatttgcaaatctcataaagCCATGTTTTATGTACAGAAGaacatataaactatataaaatgtttaaactgagaacatgtacatttttaagaaaaacaaaaaaggaatttgATGGGAGCAACATATCACCAAAAACTTGAGGCAGGGCCTTCTTTACCACTGTGTAGTATCTCCTCTTCATTTAGTCTGATATAGGACTCTAGGTGCTCAACAGCCCTGGGtctttgccattttttttttgtttcatgatGCACAATTTTTTGTCAGTTAGTCAaaggtctagagcaggggtgtcaaactcagatcctcaagggccggtatcctgcatgttttagatgtttccctcttccaacacacctgattcaaatgataagcctatcatccaactctgcagaagcctgataacgaccgtcaggtgtgctggaagagggaaacatctaaaacatgcaggataccggacctcgaggaccggagtttgacacctgtggtctagagtcTAGACTGTAGGTGggccagttcaacacacagatgAAGCCATGCTGTTGGGGTTGTATGTGGTTCAGTATTTTGCTGAAATATGCAAGGCATTCCCTGAAAAACACATCATCTGGATGAGGGTATAATTTTCTCCTCTCCTGTACCTTTCAACATTGATTGCGTCTTTCCAGAGTCCCATTCCATACAGTCCTGGACAAAAGTCTTGTCACATGTACCCATCATATTTATAACAGCTAATAACTTGACTGCTAATTGACCAGTTGGAGTCATTAATAACTCATAATGATGCGAAGCATCTGCACTTTATTTATATTCAACCAAAATGAAATTTCATAgatttcataaatatttattgCTTGATAATGATGAACAAATCAATTTCTAGAAGGACAAAAGTTTTGAAACAAATTATAATTAACCAAAATGCAACCTCATCAGGAGACCTGGACTTCAAGCTCTTGATGATTAACACTTTGGTTTCTGGGCTGATCTTGGGCATGTTGTCAGAAGAGTTGTTGCACTTGAACTGTGGGTCTTTAACAAGCTGTAaatattcaaaatattttttgaaatttCAGTTTGCTCACATGTAAGAATCTCTAATTCTTTGGAATTATTGTGAGTCATTGCTGATCCTTGTTACATCATAAGGAGTCGAGATATTAGATATTttctgtattgtgtacttatgcGACAAGACTTTTGTCCAGGACTGTAGACACGAATGCAACCCCACACCATCAGAGATGCAGGCTTTTAAACTGAGTGCTAATAACATGTCAGATGATTGTGCTCCTCTAAAGTCTGGTGGAAACAATGTCCAAAAAGAATTTGAGATTTCAATCCATCTGACCCCAGAACAGTTTTCCACAGCAGTGTTTGTGGATCATGTTCACAGCAGACAATGATGTGTGAAAGTGTTCCTGAGTATATGTTAGTTTCCATCACTGAATTATGCCTGGTTTTATTGCGCCACCTTAGGGCCCGAAAATCACAGACATCCAATACTGATTTTTAGCTTTGTCCCTTGGGTGCAAAGGTTTGTCCAGATTCTCAACAGCATTTAAGTCTATGTTCTGTAGGTGTTGAAATATTTCAGATCTTTACAATTTTACATTGTGGAGCATTATTCTGAAATCGTTCCACAATTTGTTGATACAGTTTTTCCCATCTTTACTTCTGAGACTCCTTTACCTTGCGGCAAATTAATCTAATTAGTTGCAAACCATTCCTTCACCTGTTTCTTTTTAGTgtcaattaatttaattttccaaCTTTTTATTGCCTCTGTTCCAACTTTTTGGAGGTGTGTTGAAATTcgatattaccttttttttctttttttcctaaaatggTACATTTTCTCAGTATTAACATTTGATATGCTTTACATGTTTGATTGTTGATAAAATATGGATTGATAAGATGAGATTTGTAAATCATTAATTctgtttttactcatatttttcAGTGTCTCATTTTTTTGGAACTGGGGTTGTAAACAAGctattatttttacacttttttattaaataattattaTCTTACATCAGCAAGTAAATAGCCACCTTCATCACTGTTAATCCCAGTCATGAATGGCACAGTGATAAGTTCGTGATTACGGAACATCTCATCCACAGGTTTTCTCAGGAAGTGTCCATCAACATTTATAGTATATCTCACATTTATATCCTtgagggaaaaaatgaaaaaggaGAGACAGAAACAATTTTAAAACAAGTACCCAAAGTGCACATGTTAAAGAGTTtagcaaaagacaaaaaagaagcaATTCTGCATATTTAATGGtaggttgtgtttttttgtttctttacctCTGCGATAGTCACAACAGTATCCATGTCAAGCCTTCTCATGCAGTTGCCAAATCTCTCTGTGCTTTCAAAGCTACAGCCGGAAATATTTGCCACCATCTGATGACAAACACAAGGGATAATTAACATTAAAGAAGCTGTGTTACGATACTCCAATATGTGGGCACTAATATTTTTACAGAAACAATTGATGAACAAAAACCTTTGCACTTGGAAGAGGATCATTGGACACCAACATGTCTATTGCAGCTGTGCCACTTTCAGCAATTGCATGGTGGAACAAACCTTTTGATAGTGGTGAAAGAAGCTGTTGAACCAAGCACCAAAAATTAATAACTTTAGGGACCTTGCAGTAACATTCACTGAGTGGTACTGACATAACTCTTCAAGTTTACACAAGTTTATGCATTTGCAGAGTAATTCTTACCAGGAGAGACACGCTGACTCCACCAGCAGACTCCCCAAATATGGTGACTAGATCTGGGTTTCCACCAAAGTTGTGAATGTGCTGCTGGACCCACTTCAAAGCTTCTACCTGGTCCAGCAGACCAAAGTTTCCAGAAATGCTGTCATCTCCGGTGCtggatataatatatatacatatatgtttgAGATTTTGCTCATGTTTAGTATTTTATGCACATATAAACAACATGTGGAATTTGACTCCATAGCTCCATATTTCATTATCTCTGTTTTGGTTATTGTTATTGTATACAGTATGAATATATGCATAggaattgtatgtgtgtgttttagccatCCGGTCAAAAAGGCCACTTTTAGTAAAGAAAAGTCAGTCTTTGTTGATGATGAATGTATTGAATAATTGAAATGCTTACCTGAGAAAACCCAGAAGTCCTAAGCGATACTGGATTGCAACCACAACCACATCCTGATAAACAGCCAGGGCAGAACCATCAAACAATGAGGCACTTCCCATAGTGAACCCTCCCCCATGGATCCACACCATGACCTGAAAGGCAAAGGGATGATgattattttttcctgttttcttttttccctcaCACTTCAAATTCAACAATTCTGTAACCTGTTGACAGCAGCTATGCTAACTAAGTTTTTTCTAGTTACGctatcaaactagaagcactcggagagcgcagacctccgccgaggctgaTCAGCGGCcgcccctgtgggcccccccccacgccaaggaggttatgtttttgccagggtttgtttgtttgtttgtttgtctgtctgtctgtttgtctgtccgttagtgtgcaacataactcaaaaacgttatggacaaattttgatgaaattttcagggtttgttggaaatgggcccccccgtgggcccccccacccccgatcaccaccaaaatttaatcatttcttccttatcccatttccaacaaaccctgaaaatttcatcaaaatctgtccataactttttgagttatgttgcacactaacggacagacaaacagacagacagacaaacaaacaaacaaacaaaccctggcaaaaacataccctccttggcggaggtaactacatGTATAATCATCATCAGTATCTTTAAAATTTCTGTTCACATTTTGCAtattaaaccaaaccaaaactacTCTGCAACTGATTCTCAGAAACTGAGTTTGACTGTAAACCTGCAGGTTTGGGATCTTACTGGGAGTCTGGCATCAGGTGCTCTGTTTGCAGGTGTATGAATGTTAAGGTAAAGGCAGTCTTCTGAAACGTCTGGGATTTCTGCCTCCAAGCCGAATTTTGAAAGCAAGTCAGTactaatttgtttattttgaatgcaCCTGAAAAAGAAGACAGTTTAATGATAATATGCCCCATTATTCCCCCCATACAGGGAATTTAAAGAGAACATTTTCATATACAAAAAGGAACATACACTACAGAATCTggtcatttcagattttataacACCAGTTTGCATATGGTTAATGAGGATCTAGTGCTCAACACCATCCCCTGTTAAACGTCAAattgacagacacacagacactaaacaagaGATGACTCACTTCCTACTCTACTCTCATTTCTCTACTGTAAAGTTACTTGTCACATGAGCATTAATGCTATTTGCCACTATGTAGTTTTACATTTCCACATGCTTCTAtgacatttttaatcatttgtatgttgtgttgCTATATTATtgatcatttgtgtgtttttgtctattCTGTGGCTGCAACATACACATTTTTCCCCTCAGATCCTTACATAAGTGGTTGCCGGGTGGCTTCTCTCACTCCTTCCCATGCTTCCACAGGCTGAGGTGCAGCCAGTCTCAGAGCAGGTCCTACAGGTGGCTTTGCAAAAGGTACACCCAGGAAGGTGTGGCTTCCACTGTCTTTCCCCTTCACACTCACATACTCACCTCTAAGGCTCCCGAGTTTTGTATGGACTACAGGTGCTGCCAGGACAGAATGACTCAGTCAGAAAAGTGAAGCAATTTTGCAATGCATAACTGCAAAGTAGTACtgcaaacactggaaaaaatcccattaaatgtcagtaacaaATACTAACAATTAACTTCTACAAACCTCCCAATTTTGATAACAGATGGACTAGATGAGACTAGGTAAAAGGAAAACCCTCCATAAAGGGTCACATATGCCAAGCCAATGAGGTTTTTTCCATCTCCTATGCTGTTAGTAGGATGAACTCACAATACCTCACTAACATTAAGTTAACAGTAGATTGGCAGATTGGGACTTTGACCGTCAATAGCGAACAAACCAAAGGACCACAAAGCACATATGTTACCTTGTTGTGATCTTGGTTATGCTGGCAAAATATTACAACATCATTTCAGCCGAAATGACCCGCATTTCCTTATAACAAAAAGCAAATGCTTTCTCCAGCAGGAATGTTGTGCACAGACAGCTTAGCCACGGACAGTCTACAAAGTGCTCAAACGCAAATAATGGGAAATAAGCTGTTGCTGAAGGAGGgacattttaattatttcttgCTCAATAGCTCACCCACAAGGGGAAAGGAGCCTCCATATTCACAGACCATTAAATGGACACCTCCCCCTTCCCACTACAAAACTCAGTTTAGGGAAATATACTTTTGTTAATGAAGAAGGCACATTTTAAATGTTTCTTGCTCAATAGCTCCGCCCACAGAGGGGGAGGAGCCTCCATAATAACAGACCATGACAAGGACTCCTCCTCCTTCCTACTACAACTTTCAGTTTAAGGAAATATACTTTTGCTAATGACGGAAGaactttttaaatgtttctttttcaatAGAGGGAATGCGCAtctgtcacttcccccctgggccacgcccctctaagtcagactgagaggcaaaaacaaaccggctcaacatggcagaGTATAgaagtaactacagcgagaccgggaaaaatgtggaatataacatgaaattaaagacaactggactggacatggatccatacaagctaccaaacaacaagtggtctacgaacattgacgtgtggccggaaatcacgtatcctgacatttatatgaacctgagttcaacaccgggaaaatccacaatgcaaaggctgaaagcatacaaaagacgaAGAGATGTTGACATCcttgtcatcgttaattagaggattacagctggtgagtgctttaattcaacatactattgttttggaggttttctgtcagtgcacacgtattttcttggcggtgatttccaaggtaaaggcccagcagtagtgctcatagttcactactgatttactggagttaaacccttagtattgacccaagtgagtggatgatctactggtactgtggagatttaactagagttaacatcaaatacttgatacaacagagctacaacagctttgtgccagagtacccccttatttggaaaactaggtttgcctcagtttaagctagttcacaaatcatgtagagcacaaggttcagaatcacacaattgaagacaaaaacatttcagttatgaaatatagaactaaatgacagatgctaacattaagagctttactaagaagtaacattagccaaaacgatatgtaatttaaggtatgattttacacaagaacacagcataaattaacgttacctgacacgaaatggctaccacaaatccaggtttggttgtctggattccagttatttctatgaattgcagtgatccatctgcttcttctgtctttggctttaggtcgccgttaaaacgatagctcccagtgctttttaaatctatttgtgcaatcaatggcacaacagctctgccccattttttagattgttctaaagttttcacagtattcaagccaaagctgctactcatctgcctctttctgccactcagtgggcggaaccgcagtgacttctgctagtggtgatgtcacgtgcataccctctacagCTCCGCCCACAAGAGAGGAGGGGCCTCCATACTCAAACCTCATGACAAGTATACCTCCCCTTCCTACTACAACTCCCAGTCCAAAGAAATGTACTTTTGCTAAAGAAGGAGgaacttttaaaatatttttttcaatagctCCGCCCACAAGGGGGGAGGAGCCTCCATACTCACAGCTCACGACAAGGGCAGCTCCCTCTTCCTGCAACAACAGCAACTTTTTAAAATGGAGGCTCCTGCCCCTTTGTGGGCAgagctattgaaaaaaaatactttaaaagttCCTCCTTCTTTAGCAAACGTATATTTCCTTAAACTGAGTGTTGTAGTAGGAAGGGGGAGGTGTCCTTGTCATGAGCTGTGAGTATGGAGGCTCCTCCCCCTCTGTGGGCGGAGCTATTGAGcaagaaattattaaaatgtCCCTCCTTCCGCAAAAGCTTATTTCCCCTTATTTGCGTTTGAGCACTTTGTAGACGGTCCCTACGCGGTCCGTGCACAACGGTCCTGCAAAAATTGCTATTTGATGTAACAAAATGCGGGTCATTTCGGCTGAAATGGTGTTGTAGTATTTGCCAGCATAACCAAGATCACAGCAAGGTAACATATGTGCTTTGTGGTCCTTTGGTTTGTTCGCTGTTGACGGTCAAAGTCCGAATCTCCCAATCTACTGTTAACTTTCCGTTAGTCAATATCTCTTACTGAAATGATGATTAGTTTGTggacatgcaaaatgaaatgttcaATAATCTAGTTAATTTGGTTTCCTTCATCACTTCTAACTCGCATTTGTGTTCGATCCATTGA
It encodes:
- the LOC115421156 gene encoding liver carboxylesterase 2-like; translated protein: MEFHAMKTLLLTFAFGLSLHVSADQHAPVVHTKLGSLRGEYVSVKGKDSGSHTFLGVPFAKPPVGPALRLAAPQPVEAWEGVREATRQPLMCIQNKQISTDLLSKFGLEAEIPDVSEDCLYLNIHTPANRAPDARLPVMVWIHGGGFTMGSASLFDGSALAVYQDVVVVAIQYRLGLLGFLSTGDDSISGNFGLLDQVEALKWVQQHIHNFGGNPDLVTIFGESAGGVSVSLLLLSPLSKGLFHHAIAESGTAAIDMLVSNDPLPSAKMVANISGCSFESTERFGNCMRRLDMDTVVTIAEDINVRYTINVDGHFLRKPVDEMFRNHELITVPFMTGINSDEGGYLLADFFAPQNWTEGMDRETVKNILSIFFPGADFLDLILDEYTGNGEDRVKNRKGFTDILGDIIFNIPAIKTANAHRDAGATVYFYEYRQPPSFLKAIRPSFVGCDHGDEIFSVFGYCFTTTYAKISGNCLEEDEQMNRIMMAYWGNFAHTGSPSGGGLVEWPKYGAEEEYLEIDTKQVVHQHLKKERFVFMTQTLPKKMQEQEKTGHSEL